The Mesorhizobium sp. B1-1-8 genome contains a region encoding:
- a CDS encoding NAD(P)/FAD-dependent oxidoreductase — translation MLDMAPSKQAAAWLASLAQALERDDVEAAANLFVEDCYWRDLLTFTWNIRTMEGRDAIADMLKATLSVAKPSHWRLSGEATSDERTIEAWFTFETAVARGEGVVRLRDGRCRTLFTAMSELKGFEEQKGPARPLGIRHKADPERETWAEARAREARDLGVHQQPYCLVIGGGQGGIMLGARLRQLGVPALIVEKNARAGDSWRNRYRSLVLHDPVWYDHLPYIPFPENWPVFTPKDKMGDWLEMYARVMELNYWVATKCISAVYDEAEQVWTVVVDRVGQRIALKPKHIVFATGAYGPPRQIDLPGAETFKGELLHSSQYSSGDKFRGKLVAVIGAASSGHDVSVDLWEGGAKVTMIQRSPTTVVRSDTLMEVGFEIFSEKALARGITTDKADMIVASTPFALVPKGQRALYDIIRERDAEFYKQLSDSGFAIDFGEDETGLLMKAYRTGSGYYIDVGACELILSGEIAVKSGVGIKSLTPTGILFEDGSELAVDAIISCTGYQSMNETVAAIVSREVADKVGPCWGLGSGVKGDPGPWQGELRNMWKPTAQDALWFHGGNLALSRFYSKFVALQLKARLEGIATPVYGEPSNSRRR, via the coding sequence ATGCTCGACATGGCACCATCGAAACAGGCGGCGGCATGGCTTGCCTCGCTAGCGCAGGCGCTTGAGAGGGACGACGTCGAGGCGGCGGCGAACCTGTTCGTCGAGGATTGCTACTGGCGCGACCTGCTGACCTTCACCTGGAACATCAGGACCATGGAAGGCCGGGACGCCATCGCCGACATGCTGAAAGCGACGCTGTCGGTCGCGAAGCCTTCACACTGGAGGCTTTCCGGGGAGGCGACCTCCGACGAACGCACAATCGAGGCGTGGTTCACGTTCGAGACAGCGGTGGCGCGGGGCGAGGGGGTTGTGCGGCTCAGGGACGGCCGCTGCCGCACGCTGTTCACGGCGATGAGCGAGCTCAAGGGGTTCGAGGAGCAAAAAGGCCCGGCGCGGCCACTCGGCATTCGTCATAAGGCCGATCCCGAGCGCGAGACCTGGGCGGAGGCAAGAGCGCGCGAGGCGCGCGACCTTGGCGTGCACCAGCAGCCTTACTGCCTGGTGATCGGCGGGGGGCAGGGCGGCATCATGCTGGGCGCGCGGTTGCGCCAGCTCGGCGTTCCGGCGCTCATCGTCGAGAAGAATGCGCGCGCCGGCGATTCCTGGCGCAACCGCTACCGCTCGCTCGTGCTGCACGATCCGGTCTGGTACGACCATCTGCCCTATATTCCGTTCCCGGAAAACTGGCCGGTATTCACGCCCAAGGACAAGATGGGCGACTGGCTGGAAATGTATGCCCGCGTGATGGAGCTCAACTACTGGGTCGCCACCAAATGCATCAGCGCCGTCTATGACGAGGCCGAACAGGTATGGACGGTCGTCGTCGACCGCGTCGGCCAGCGCATCGCGCTGAAGCCGAAACACATCGTCTTCGCCACCGGCGCCTACGGCCCGCCGCGCCAGATCGATCTGCCGGGCGCCGAGACCTTCAAGGGCGAGCTGCTGCATTCCAGCCAGTATTCCAGCGGCGACAAATTCCGCGGCAAGCTGGTCGCCGTGATCGGCGCCGCAAGCTCAGGCCATGACGTCAGCGTCGATCTCTGGGAGGGCGGCGCCAAGGTCACCATGATCCAGCGTTCGCCGACGACGGTGGTGAGGTCGGACACGCTGATGGAGGTCGGCTTCGAGATCTTTTCCGAGAAGGCGCTGGCGCGCGGCATCACCACCGACAAGGCGGACATGATCGTCGCCTCGACGCCGTTCGCGCTGGTGCCCAAGGGCCAGCGGGCGCTCTACGACATCATCCGCGAGCGCGATGCGGAGTTCTACAAGCAACTCAGCGACAGCGGCTTCGCCATCGATTTCGGCGAGGACGAGACCGGGCTTTTGATGAAGGCCTACCGCACCGGCTCCGGCTATTACATCGATGTCGGCGCCTGCGAATTGATCCTGAGCGGCGAGATCGCGGTGAAGAGCGGCGTCGGCATCAAGTCGCTGACGCCAACCGGCATCCTGTTCGAGGACGGCAGCGAGCTCGCGGTCGATGCGATCATTTCCTGCACCGGCTATCAGTCGATGAACGAGACAGTGGCGGCGATCGTCTCGCGCGAGGTCGCCGACAAGGTCGGCCCGTGCTGGGGCCTGGGCTCGGGCGTCAAGGGCGACCCGGGCCCTTGGCAGGGCGAATTGCGCAACATGTGGAAGCCGACGGCGCAGGACGCGCTGTGGTTCCACGGCGGCAATCTGGCGCTGTCGCGCTTCTATTCGAAGTTCGTGGCGCTGCAGCTCAAGGCGCGGCTGGAGGGCATTGCGACGCCGGTTTATGGGGAGCCGAGTAATTCGCGGCGGCGCTGA
- a CDS encoding amidohydrolase/deacetylase family metallohydrolase has product MQFDLLIKGGRLIDTASGLDAQRDIGIADGRIAAIEAAIDAEHATQVVDARDCIVTPGLIDLHSHVYWGGTSLGVDADRLAAKSGTTTFVDAGSAGAGNFLGFRRHVIERSKVRILAYVNISFAGIFGFSKTVSVGECSDLRLCEPRETVAAVREHADVVVGVKVRAGRHAGGSSGIAPVDLALEAADKAGLPLMTHIDEPPPGRSEVLPRLRRGDILTHCFRPFPNAPVFASGAVRPDMRLARERGVVFDIGHGMGSFDFEVAKAMLAEGLAPDVISSDVHLYCIDGPAFDILVCMSKLLALGMPLIEVLRAATVNPAQAIARPELGALKVGGTGDVAVLRLKPGRFTFVDAVGASLVADRRLTSDGIVLGGKWWPNEALDHNETERFEAHAHHTHVDVAARHFGRE; this is encoded by the coding sequence ATGCAATTCGATCTGCTGATCAAGGGCGGCCGCCTCATCGATACCGCCTCCGGGCTCGATGCGCAGCGTGACATCGGCATTGCCGACGGCCGCATCGCCGCGATCGAAGCGGCTATCGATGCCGAACACGCCACGCAGGTCGTCGATGCCAGGGACTGCATCGTCACGCCCGGCCTGATCGACCTGCACAGCCACGTCTATTGGGGCGGCACCTCGCTCGGCGTCGATGCCGACCGGCTCGCCGCCAAGAGCGGCACCACCACCTTCGTCGACGCCGGCAGCGCCGGCGCCGGTAATTTCCTCGGCTTTCGCCGCCATGTCATCGAGCGCTCGAAGGTCCGCATCCTCGCCTATGTCAACATTTCCTTCGCCGGCATATTCGGTTTTTCGAAAACCGTGTCCGTCGGCGAATGCAGCGACCTCAGGCTCTGCGAGCCGCGCGAGACCGTGGCGGCGGTGCGCGAGCACGCCGATGTCGTCGTCGGCGTCAAGGTGCGGGCCGGCCGGCATGCCGGCGGCAGCAGCGGCATCGCGCCGGTCGACCTGGCGCTGGAGGCCGCCGACAAGGCCGGCCTGCCGCTGATGACCCATATCGACGAGCCGCCGCCCGGCCGTTCGGAAGTGCTGCCGCGCCTGCGCCGCGGCGACATACTCACCCACTGCTTCCGCCCGTTTCCCAACGCGCCGGTCTTCGCTTCGGGCGCGGTGCGGCCGGACATGCGGCTGGCGCGCGAGCGCGGCGTCGTCTTCGACATCGGCCACGGCATGGGCTCTTTCGATTTCGAGGTCGCGAAAGCCATGCTTGCCGAGGGGTTGGCGCCGGATGTCATCTCGAGCGACGTGCATCTCTACTGCATCGACGGCCCCGCCTTCGATATCCTCGTCTGCATGTCGAAGCTGTTGGCGCTCGGCATGCCGCTGATCGAGGTGCTGCGCGCGGCGACGGTTAACCCCGCGCAGGCGATTGCCCGGCCCGAGCTCGGCGCGCTGAAGGTCGGCGGCACCGGGGATGTCGCGGTGCTCAGGCTGAAGCCCGGCCGCTTCACCTTCGTCGATGCGGTGGGCGCTTCACTGGTTGCGGATCGGCGGCTGACCTCGGACGGCATCGTCCTTGGCGGAAAGTGGTGGCCGAACGAAGCGCTCGACCACAACGAGACCGAGCGCTTCGAGGCGCATGCACATCATACCCATGTCGATGTCGCGGCCAGGCATTTCGGGCGTGAGTGA
- a CDS encoding RidA family protein, whose product MPKQCFGTSHVPLSPAVRAGDFVYISGQVPVGSDGLVVKGGIAEQAEQVLQNVKAALALAGCGLDDVVKTTVWLEDARDFSTFNTVYARHFPKEPPARTTVESRLMIDIKIEIEAVAYRPV is encoded by the coding sequence TTGCCAAAGCAATGTTTCGGAACATCGCATGTCCCGCTCTCGCCAGCCGTCCGCGCCGGCGATTTCGTCTACATCTCCGGCCAGGTGCCGGTGGGCAGCGATGGGCTGGTGGTCAAGGGCGGCATTGCCGAGCAGGCCGAACAGGTGCTGCAGAACGTCAAGGCCGCACTCGCGCTTGCAGGCTGCGGTTTGGACGATGTCGTCAAGACTACGGTCTGGCTGGAAGACGCGCGCGATTTCAGCACCTTCAATACGGTCTATGCCAGGCACTTTCCGAAGGAGCCGCCGGCGCGCACCACCGTCGAGTCGCGCCTGATGATCGACATCAAGATCGAGATCGAGGCCGTCGCCTACCGGCCGGTCTGA
- a CDS encoding ATP-binding protein, translating to MTVAIEMGQTSAGAPAALDLEELLATRLLVQGNSGSGKSHLLRRLLEQSAAWVQQTIIDPEGDFVSLGERYGHLVIDAEDHTERGLQAAGERARIHRVSTVLNLEGLDAENQMRRAAAFLGGLFDVARDHWYPMLVVVDEAQLFAPAVAGEVSDEARKLSLGAMTNLMCRGRKRGLAGIIATQRLAKLAKNVAAEASNFLMGRTFLDIDMARAADLLGMERRQAEAFRDLERGHFMALGPALSRRPLGLRIGPTETSPRNGTPRLMPLPEAVLEDARAIILAAPPAEAARPQRRPSPDLLDQLMAAKSAAREIRPEPLEAPPSAEDLAERRERVDRVLQALLVEPEAGFRAVGVLYQEFVVRCRIEGLGLAVPDLAEFRRMLTHARAGLGSDMADGDAWQDVSTRASLLPDDMQGVFMMIARAAKEGWPCPSDAAIARAYGSHSLRRARRLLDYIEEQGLIVCQLDGAGRRTVTLVELAWATAPGDPNSAEAVDKAG from the coding sequence ATGACCGTTGCGATCGAGATGGGGCAGACGAGCGCCGGCGCGCCGGCGGCCCTCGACCTTGAGGAATTGCTGGCGACACGCCTGCTGGTGCAGGGCAATTCGGGCTCCGGCAAGTCGCATCTGTTGCGGCGGCTGCTCGAACAAAGTGCTGCCTGGGTGCAGCAGACGATCATCGACCCGGAAGGCGATTTCGTGTCGCTCGGCGAGCGCTACGGCCACTTGGTGATCGATGCCGAGGACCATACCGAGCGCGGCCTGCAGGCGGCCGGCGAGCGGGCGCGCATCCACCGCGTCTCGACGGTGCTCAACCTCGAGGGGCTCGACGCCGAGAACCAGATGCGGCGAGCCGCTGCTTTCCTCGGCGGCCTGTTCGATGTCGCACGCGACCACTGGTACCCGATGCTGGTGGTGGTGGACGAGGCGCAGCTGTTCGCGCCGGCCGTCGCCGGCGAGGTGTCGGACGAGGCGCGCAAGCTTTCGCTTGGCGCCATGACCAATCTGATGTGCCGCGGCCGCAAGCGCGGCCTTGCCGGCATCATCGCCACGCAGCGGCTGGCCAAGCTTGCCAAGAACGTCGCGGCCGAAGCCTCCAATTTCCTGATGGGGCGGACCTTCCTTGACATCGACATGGCGCGCGCCGCCGATCTTCTAGGCATGGAACGGCGGCAGGCGGAGGCGTTTCGCGACCTGGAGCGGGGGCATTTCATGGCGCTTGGGCCGGCGCTGTCGCGCCGTCCGCTGGGCCTGCGCATCGGCCCGACCGAGACCAGTCCGCGCAACGGCACGCCGCGATTGATGCCGCTGCCGGAAGCCGTATTGGAGGATGCGCGCGCGATCATCCTGGCGGCGCCGCCGGCCGAGGCCGCGCGGCCGCAGCGCCGGCCTTCGCCCGACCTGCTGGACCAGCTGATGGCGGCGAAATCGGCGGCGCGCGAGATCCGCCCCGAGCCGCTGGAGGCGCCGCCAAGCGCCGAGGATCTGGCGGAGCGGCGCGAGCGGGTGGACCGTGTCCTGCAAGCGCTGCTGGTGGAACCCGAGGCCGGCTTCCGCGCCGTCGGCGTGCTCTACCAGGAATTCGTCGTCCGCTGCCGCATCGAAGGCCTCGGCTTGGCCGTGCCTGACCTGGCCGAATTCCGCCGCATGCTGACCCACGCCCGCGCCGGGCTCGGCTCCGACATGGCCGACGGCGACGCCTGGCAGGATGTCTCGACGCGCGCTTCGCTGCTGCCCGACGACATGCAGGGCGTCTTCATGATGATCGCCCGCGCCGCCAAGGAGGGCTGGCCCTGCCCGAGCGATGCGGCGATTGCCCGCGCCTATGGCTCGCATTCGTTGCGCCGCGCGCGGCGGCTGCTCGACTACATCGAGGAGCAGGGCCTGATCGTCTGCCAGCTCGACGGCGCCGGCCGGCGCACGGTGACGCTGGTCGAACTCGCCTGGGCGACAGCGCCCGGCGATCCGAACTCCGCGGAGGCGGTCGATAAGGCCGGGTGA
- a CDS encoding HAMP domain-containing protein has product MAVARSSREQLDPRQILNALKAFRNGDFSVRIDNAYDGLSGEIADTFNQIVELNDQVTREFARLSRVVGKDGRIGERGHVRNAKGSWESSVRSVNDLIEDMVQPTAEVARVIGAVAKGDLSQTMMVEIDGRPLRGEFLRIGKIVNTMVGQLASFTSEVTRVAREVGTEGKLGGQARVRGAAGTWKDLTDNVNAMATNLTSQVRNIAEVTTAVASGDLSKKITVDVKGEILELKNTINTMVDQLNSFASEVTRVAREVGTEGKLGGQARVEGVGGTWKDLTDSVNLMAANLTGQVRNIADVTTAVALGDLSKKITVDVKGEILELKSTINTMVDQLNSFAGEVTRVAREVGTEGKLGGQAQVRGVAGTWKDLTDNVNSMAANLTGQVRNIAEVTTAVALGDLSKKITVDVKGEILELKNTINTMVDQLNSFASEVTRVAREVGTEGKLGGQAQVRGVGGTWKDLTDNVNLMAANLTGQVRNIAEVTTAVARGDLSKKITVDVKGEILELKNTVNTMVDQLNSFASEVTRVAREVGSEGKLGGQAHVEGVGGTWKDLTDNVNAMAGNLTVQLRDVSKVATAIATGDLTQKITVDALGEILQIKDVINTMVDQLNSFASEVTRVAREVGSDGKLGGQAQVRGVAGTWKDLTDNVNAMAANLTGQVRNIAEVTTAVALGDLSKKITVDVRGEILELKDTINTMVDQLNSFASEVTRVAREVGTEGKLGGQAQVRGVAGTWKDLTDNVNSMAENLTGQVRNIAEVTTAVARGDLSKKITVDVKGEILELKSTINTMVDQLNSFAGEVTRVAREVGTEGKLGGQARVEGVAGTWKDLTDNVNLMATNLTNQVRGIADVVTAVAQGNLKRKLAVDAKGEIALLADTINGMIETLATFADQVTNVAREVGIEGKLGGQARVPGAAGLWRDLTDNVNQLAANLTTQVRAIAEVSTAVTKGDLTRSISVQASGEVAALKDNINEMIRNLKDQTLKNAEQDWLKTNLARFSRMLQGERDLATVSRMIISELAPLVNAQYGLFYVTNRDEEESYLELAASYAAESKATIRQRMDFREGLLGQSAADKRAIMLDDVPSSFLRITSGLGEAPPASVIVLPALFEEEVKAVIELASFSRFSDTHRSFLDQLMESVGIVLNTIAATMRTEGLLKQSQLLTSELQSRQTELTKKQEELHATNEELQEKAQLLENEKKQVENKNLEIEMARRALEEKAEQLALTSKYKSEFLANMSHELRTPLNSLLILSNLLATNQQGNLNDKQIEFARTINSAGTDLLSLINDILDLSKIESGTVSIEINDMPLAHLRQHMERTFRQLAADKGLGFTIKIDSALPETIRTDEKRLQQIVLNLLSNAFKFTSDGEVVLSIHADRTGRGNGAAAARPRALAIAVTDTGIGIPEDKQKLIFEAFQQADGTTSRKYGGTGLGLSISREIARLLGGELRVESEPGRGSTFTLVIPFDGPRSNSLSPQIELSPATEAIAAAIQPGSTAGTPELADDRDTINPTDRVVLIVEDDPTFGGLLLGLARSAGLKGVLSTAGSGTLGLTRKLMPDAITLDLGLSDIDGWVLFDLLKHDQKTKNIPIHVISGAEDIDILTRRGAASVSSKPVSAGELTRVFEDIQSSSLRIQRKVLVADPDSERRLAMVEAIRDGITSVTAIGRVAANADEVGIATYDAIVFGFGRSAKDNAQMLDEIISQFGESLQRLLFFTPHPDAFLQQAALHPGLADVPRADNFAQLALLISAALPSEPHNDEIIAAGQFDNAGLAGAKVLIVDDDIRNIYSLTSVLETYDIRVQHAERGRDGIALLEETPDVDVALIDIMMPEMDGYETMRRIRATPEIAHIPLISVTAKAMKGDRQKCLDAGASDYIAKPVDLDLLLALLRVWVGRSRSRAESSAQNLMTAT; this is encoded by the coding sequence GTGGCGGTAGCTCGTTCATCCAGGGAACAACTCGATCCGCGACAGATTCTCAACGCTCTCAAAGCTTTCCGAAACGGCGATTTTTCCGTTCGCATCGACAATGCCTATGACGGATTGAGCGGCGAGATAGCCGACACGTTCAACCAGATCGTCGAGCTGAACGACCAGGTTACGCGCGAATTTGCGCGCCTGAGCCGCGTGGTCGGCAAGGACGGCCGTATCGGCGAACGCGGGCATGTACGAAACGCAAAGGGCAGCTGGGAATCGAGCGTCAGATCGGTCAACGACCTGATCGAGGACATGGTCCAGCCCACGGCGGAGGTTGCGCGCGTCATCGGCGCGGTGGCCAAGGGCGATCTGTCGCAAACCATGATGGTGGAGATCGACGGAAGGCCGCTGCGCGGAGAATTCCTGCGCATCGGCAAGATCGTCAACACCATGGTTGGCCAGCTCGCCTCCTTCACCTCGGAGGTGACGCGCGTGGCGCGCGAGGTCGGCACGGAAGGAAAGCTCGGTGGTCAGGCCAGGGTCAGGGGCGCTGCCGGCACCTGGAAGGATCTGACAGACAATGTCAACGCAATGGCCACCAACCTTACCAGCCAGGTGCGCAACATCGCCGAGGTGACGACAGCCGTCGCCTCCGGCGACCTGTCGAAAAAGATCACCGTCGACGTGAAGGGCGAGATCCTGGAGTTGAAGAACACCATCAACACGATGGTGGACCAGCTGAATTCCTTCGCCTCGGAGGTGACGCGCGTCGCCCGCGAAGTCGGCACCGAAGGCAAGCTCGGCGGCCAGGCGCGGGTCGAAGGCGTAGGCGGCACCTGGAAGGACCTGACCGACAGCGTGAACCTGATGGCCGCCAACCTCACTGGCCAGGTGCGCAACATCGCCGACGTGACGACGGCCGTGGCGCTCGGCGACCTGTCGAAGAAGATCACCGTCGACGTCAAGGGCGAAATCCTGGAGCTGAAGTCGACCATCAACACCATGGTCGACCAGCTGAACTCGTTTGCCGGCGAGGTGACGCGCGTGGCGCGCGAGGTCGGCACCGAAGGCAAACTCGGCGGCCAGGCCCAGGTGCGCGGTGTCGCCGGCACCTGGAAGGACCTGACCGACAACGTCAATTCGATGGCCGCGAACCTGACAGGGCAAGTGCGCAACATCGCAGAAGTGACGACGGCGGTGGCGCTGGGCGATTTGTCGAAGAAGATCACCGTCGACGTGAAGGGCGAGATCCTGGAGTTGAAGAACACCATCAACACCATGGTGGACCAGCTGAATTCCTTCGCCTCGGAAGTGACGCGCGTGGCGCGTGAGGTCGGCACCGAAGGCAAGCTCGGCGGCCAGGCCCAGGTTCGCGGCGTCGGCGGCACCTGGAAGGACCTGACCGACAACGTCAACCTGATGGCGGCGAACCTGACCGGCCAGGTGCGCAACATCGCCGAGGTCACGACAGCCGTCGCAAGGGGCGACCTGTCGAAGAAGATCACCGTCGACGTGAAGGGCGAAATCCTGGAACTGAAGAACACCGTCAACACGATGGTGGACCAGCTCAATTCCTTCGCCTCGGAAGTCACCCGCGTTGCCCGTGAAGTGGGCTCCGAGGGCAAGCTTGGCGGCCAGGCGCATGTCGAAGGCGTCGGCGGCACCTGGAAGGACCTGACCGACAACGTCAACGCCATGGCCGGCAACCTGACCGTGCAGCTGCGCGACGTCTCCAAGGTGGCGACCGCGATCGCGACCGGCGATTTGACCCAGAAGATCACTGTCGACGCGCTGGGCGAGATCCTGCAGATCAAGGATGTCATCAACACGATGGTCGACCAGCTGAACTCCTTCGCTTCCGAGGTGACGCGCGTCGCCCGCGAAGTGGGTTCGGACGGTAAGCTCGGCGGCCAGGCGCAGGTGCGCGGCGTCGCCGGAACCTGGAAGGACCTGACCGATAACGTCAACGCCATGGCTGCCAACCTGACGGGCCAGGTGCGCAATATCGCGGAAGTGACGACCGCGGTTGCGCTCGGCGATCTGTCGAAGAAAATCACGGTTGACGTGCGCGGCGAAATTCTCGAGCTCAAGGACACCATCAATACGATGGTGGACCAGCTTAATTCCTTCGCCTCGGAGGTGACGCGCGTGGCGCGCGAGGTCGGCACCGAGGGCAAGCTCGGCGGCCAGGCGCAGGTGCGTGGCGTTGCCGGCACCTGGAAGGATCTGACCGACAACGTCAACTCGATGGCCGAGAATCTGACCGGCCAGGTGCGCAACATCGCCGAGGTTACCACCGCCGTGGCGCGCGGGGACCTGTCGAAGAAGATCACAGTCGACGTCAAGGGCGAGATCCTCGAGCTGAAGTCGACCATCAACACGATGGTCGACCAGCTGAACTCGTTTGCCGGCGAAGTGACGCGCGTGGCGCGCGAGGTCGGCACCGAAGGCAAGCTCGGCGGCCAGGCACGGGTGGAAGGCGTAGCCGGCACGTGGAAGGACCTGACCGACAACGTCAATCTCATGGCGACCAACCTGACCAACCAAGTGCGCGGCATCGCCGACGTCGTCACCGCCGTCGCCCAGGGCAATCTGAAGCGCAAGCTCGCGGTTGACGCCAAGGGCGAAATCGCCTTGCTGGCGGACACCATCAACGGCATGATCGAAACGCTCGCGACCTTCGCCGACCAGGTGACCAACGTCGCTCGCGAGGTCGGTATCGAAGGCAAGCTCGGCGGTCAGGCCCGGGTGCCCGGCGCCGCCGGCCTGTGGCGCGACCTGACCGACAACGTCAACCAGCTCGCCGCGAACCTCACCACTCAGGTCCGCGCCATTGCGGAGGTATCGACCGCGGTGACCAAGGGCGACCTCACGCGCTCCATCAGCGTGCAGGCCTCCGGCGAGGTCGCGGCGCTGAAGGACAACATCAACGAGATGATCCGCAATCTCAAGGATCAGACGCTGAAGAACGCCGAGCAGGACTGGCTGAAGACGAACCTGGCGCGCTTCTCGCGCATGCTGCAGGGCGAGCGCGATCTCGCCACCGTTTCGCGCATGATCATCTCGGAACTCGCTCCGCTGGTGAATGCGCAATACGGCCTGTTCTACGTCACCAATCGCGACGAGGAGGAATCCTACCTGGAGCTCGCGGCCTCCTATGCCGCCGAAAGCAAGGCCACGATCCGCCAGCGTATGGATTTCAGGGAAGGCCTGCTCGGCCAGAGCGCGGCCGACAAGCGAGCCATCATGCTCGACGACGTTCCCTCAAGTTTCCTGCGCATCACCTCGGGGTTAGGCGAAGCGCCGCCGGCCAGCGTGATCGTGCTGCCGGCATTGTTCGAGGAGGAGGTCAAGGCCGTCATCGAGCTCGCCTCGTTCAGCCGGTTCAGCGACACCCATCGCTCGTTCCTCGATCAGCTGATGGAATCGGTCGGCATCGTGCTCAACACCATCGCCGCCACGATGCGTACGGAAGGGCTGCTGAAACAGTCGCAGCTGCTGACGTCCGAGTTGCAGTCGCGCCAGACGGAACTCACCAAGAAGCAGGAAGAGCTCCACGCCACCAACGAGGAGCTGCAGGAAAAGGCGCAGTTGCTCGAGAACGAGAAAAAGCAGGTGGAGAACAAGAACCTCGAGATCGAGATGGCCAGGCGGGCTCTCGAGGAAAAGGCCGAACAGCTCGCGCTGACGTCAAAATACAAGTCCGAATTCCTGGCCAATATGAGCCACGAACTGAGGACGCCGCTCAACTCGCTGCTGATCCTGTCCAATCTTCTGGCGACCAATCAGCAGGGCAACCTCAACGACAAGCAGATTGAGTTCGCGCGCACGATCAACTCGGCCGGCACCGACCTGCTCAGCCTGATCAACGACATTCTGGACCTGTCGAAGATCGAGTCCGGCACGGTGTCGATCGAGATCAATGACATGCCGCTTGCGCATCTGCGCCAGCACATGGAGCGGACCTTCCGGCAGCTCGCCGCGGACAAGGGGCTGGGCTTCACCATAAAAATCGATTCGGCCCTGCCGGAAACGATCCGCACCGACGAAAAGCGGCTGCAGCAGATCGTGCTCAACCTGCTGTCGAACGCTTTCAAGTTCACTTCCGATGGCGAGGTCGTGCTCAGCATCCATGCCGACAGGACGGGCCGCGGCAACGGCGCCGCGGCCGCCCGGCCGCGCGCGCTGGCGATCGCCGTCACGGACACCGGCATCGGCATCCCCGAGGACAAGCAAAAGCTCATCTTCGAGGCGTTCCAACAGGCCGACGGCACGACCAGCCGCAAATATGGCGGCACCGGGCTCGGTCTTTCGATCAGTCGCGAAATCGCCCGCCTGCTCGGCGGCGAGCTACGCGTCGAAAGCGAACCCGGAAGGGGGTCAACCTTCACGCTTGTGATTCCTTTCGATGGGCCGCGCAGCAACAGCCTGTCGCCGCAGATCGAGCTGTCGCCGGCCACGGAGGCGATCGCGGCCGCCATCCAGCCCGGCAGCACCGCCGGCACGCCCGAACTTGCCGACGACCGCGACACGATCAATCCGACCGACCGGGTCGTGCTCATCGTCGAGGACGATCCGACCTTCGGGGGATTGCTGCTCGGTCTTGCCAGGTCGGCGGGCCTGAAGGGCGTTCTTTCGACGGCGGGATCGGGCACGCTGGGGCTCACCCGCAAGCTCATGCCGGATGCGATCACGCTCGATCTCGGCCTGTCGGACATAGATGGCTGGGTGCTGTTCGACCTGCTCAAGCACGATCAGAAGACAAAGAACATTCCGATCCATGTCATCTCCGGAGCTGAGGACATCGACATACTCACCCGCAGGGGCGCCGCCAGCGTTTCGAGCAAGCCGGTCTCGGCGGGTGAGTTGACACGCGTTTTCGAGGACATCCAGTCGAGCAGCCTGAGGATACAGCGCAAGGTGCTGGTCGCCGACCCCGACTCCGAGCGGCGCCTGGCGATGGTCGAAGCCATCCGCGACGGCATCACCTCGGTTACCGCCATCGGCCGCGTTGCCGCCAACGCCGACGAGGTTGGCATCGCCACCTATGACGCCATTGTCTTCGGCTTCGGCCGCTCGGCCAAGGACAACGCGCAGATGCTCGACGAAATCATATCTCAATTCGGGGAATCGCTGCAGCGCCTGCTGTTCTTCACGCCGCACCCCGACGCGTTCCTGCAGCAGGCCGCGCTGCACCCTGGGCTTGCCGACGTCCCGCGGGCCGACAATTTCGCCCAGCTTGCGCTGCTCATTTCAGCGGCACTGCCTAGTGAGCCGCACAATGATGAAATCATTGCCGCGGGCCAGTTCGACAACGCCGGGCTCGCCGGCGCGAAGGTTCTGATCGTCGACGACGATATCCGCAACATCTATTCGCTGACCAGTGTGCTGGAGACCTACGATATTCGCGTGCAGCATGCGGAGCGGGGGCGGGACGGCATCGCCTTGCTCGAGGAAACGCCGGACGTGGATGTGGCGCTGATCGATATCATGATGCCGGAAATGGACGGCTACGAGACCATGCGCAGGATTCGCGCCACGCCGGAGATCGCCCATATTCCGCTTATCTCGGTTACGGCCAAGGCGATGAAAGGCGACCGCCAAAAATGCCTCGACGCCGGCGCGTCCGATTATATCGCCAAGCCGGTCGACCTCGACCTTTTGCTCGCCTTGTTGCGCGTCTGGGTCGGCCGTTCGCGATCGCGAGCCGAAAGCTCGGCGCAGAATTTGATGACCGCAACCTGA